caacctcttcctcctgggttcaagcaatttttgtacCTCcaccacccaagtagctgggattacatgtgagtgccaccacatgtggctaactttcatatgtttttgtagagacagggttggtttctccatgttggccaggctggtctcaaactcctggcctccagggatccacccacctcagcctcccaaagtgttgagattacaggcatgagccactgcgtccaccTCTTGCTTCTTGCACAGGTATTGATTTGGTGTGAATAttgtgtcccttccaaatctcgtGCTGAAATTACTGCCAATATTGGAGGAGGGCCTGGCAGGAGGTGTTTGAAGaaaatccctcatgaatggttcgGTCCCCTCCCCACAGTCATGAATGAGTTCTCGCTCTGTAGGTTCCCTCCAGAgctagttgtttaaaagagcctaagcccagtggctcactcctgtaatcccagaattttggaagacTAAggcagatctcaggtgatctgcctgtctcagcctcccaaagtgctggaattacaggcatgagccaccaggcccagtctagagatgggggtttcaccatgttagccaggatggtctccctctcctgacctcatgatccgcgcacctcagcctcccaaagtgcttcgattacagacatgagccatcgaGCCCAGctgaatactttttttcttttttttaagagacaggatcttgctctatttagcccaggctttagtgcagtggtttgatcataactcactgcagcctcaaactcctgaggtcaggcaatCCTCCTGGCCTTAGTCTCCCAGGTaagtggaactacaggtgcaccaccacgcctggccaatctttgtttaatttttcgtatagatagggtctcactgtgttgtcaagctggtctccaactcccaccctcaattgatcctcccgcctcagccactgATCTCATTCAGTGGCtcagtgggactacaggcatgagccactgcaccaagccatgaattcttttatatttaaagcaGTTTGAGTGTTTCTGACCCCTGTATAAAAAGTCCTGTCTACTATACTCCTCTGGAGACAAAATCTCTTCCCCTCAGCCCCAGTAGCACATACAAAGCATTCAGCCTCGTGAGTCAAAACTGATCAAAATAACAGCCTTTATAGATGTTTCTGGAGAGATGGGGTGAGAAAAAATAGGATATAAATAACCATTATTTACAACTTGCAGCAGTAAAGTTCTCCCAGACACCCCTTCGAGATTGAACTCCACAACCTCTGGGGCGGACACTGGGCACCGCCAagcaaatacaaaaacatccACGCTCTGACTCCAGGTGCGGATGGAGGAGACCGGTCAGGCCTAGAAACAAAATGAGCAGGAAGCATTAGAGAGGCTGcccctctgcctcccctgcctcccagcaGAGTAGAATCAGTGGAGAAGCTCTGGCAGAGTCCCCATCGTGACCTCTTCAAGCCCACAGCTTTCCAGAGAGAAGACGGCGGACAGCTCGAAACGAGAGAGATGCAAAATCAAATGAAACTAAGTTAGAACTGAAAAGCGGGCTTCCAACCTTCCAGAGAGACTCTACCCAATTCATGTCACAGACAGAATCGAGGCAGGGTAGGGGAAAAGCGGGCGCTGCCTCTGCCCAGCGCGCCCAGTGTGTGTAGCGGGGAAATAAGGGGCATCGATACCTCCCGAGCGTAGATAGAAGGAGCAGATAGGACGTAAATCCCTCGAGAGTCTCCATCTTCAGGACGATTCCAATCTATGGACGAGCtgtgggaggaaagaaaaatccGGACCCTTTAAATTCTCAGATCTTGTTTTCCAAAGCCTGCTAGGGGTAAGCGAGACCGACCAGGGAGACGCGTTAGTGAACTGGGACAACTGCACCACGGAGATCGGCGCAAGCAACGGACAGCGCGAGGCGTTCGTCGGCTGCGCAGCCCCTCACCTCCGGCCATCCCCGGGACCCTCCTGCGTCCTTAGGTTGTTGAGTGCATCCGGAAGTGCGTGGACTGACGGCTCCGGGGACCCCGCCAGCAAGCGAGACCCAGCATCCTGGGCTTGACCACGGCGGCGCACGTGGACCAGCAAGAGCGCGGCGCCGGCCACGCCCGCGGCCACCAGCAGTCCCAGAGCCGGAGGCAAAAGGAAGCGCTGCGGGTCCCCGGACCGCAGGCCCGGCGGCGCCGCGGGCAACGCGCCTGCGCCGTCGGGGCGCACGGGGAACTCGCACCGCGTGCCCATGTAGCCCGGCGCGCAGGCGCAGACGAGGCCGGAGAAGTGAGCGTAGCAGCGGCCGCCGTGGGCGCAGGGGCGCGCCGCGCACGGGTCTGCGCGCTCGCGGCAATCGCGGCCGCCGAAGCCCAGCGCGCAGGAGCAGCGGTGCGCGCCGCCGCCTTCCACGCACGTGCCGCCGTTGGCGCAGGCGCGGCCCGCGCAGTCGTCGAGGTCGTGCTCGCAGCGCGGACCCGCGAAGCCCGCGCGGCAGCGGCAGCGCAGGGCGTGGCCCAGGTCCAGGCAGAGTCCGCCTGCGGGGAAGGGGACATCAGAGGGCGCAGCCCGGGAGCCCCCTGTTTCCAGCCCTGTCATCGCCGCATGGGGtcccctttttctctctgtctcttaaatCAAGGACCGGCGCCTTGGAGTGTGCCAGGAAAGCCAGCTCTCTTCCTTTCTACCTGATGAAGTTTTGGAATAATTAATTTAGCGCCACCTCTTTGGCTCTCTGTGCCCTTGTCTCTTTCTCCCTCGGCTTCGATCATACTTCAGTAGTAAACAGCTCCCAGAACTATGTGTTTGAACCCTCTGGCTTTTTTCTGCCTAGAATgcccctcctctcttcccttcctccttttctcccattttccCCCACCTTTCCTCTTCGCTAGCCCACCCCTCAGGTCTCCACTCCGATgctccttcctccatccctgCCCTGATCGCTGCCCTGTGCTCCCAGATCACAGCACTGACCACACACCCTGTCTGAGGGTGTCTGTCTTCCCCTCTGGGATGGTACCCCCAGGAGGGTGTGGCCCAGAGATGTCCTGGTCCCTGCCGTGTCCCTAGTACCACACACCCCAGAGTGAACCCTCAGTGTCTGGGAAAATTATTGCATTCACTCCCAAGAAGAGACACAGCCAGCCCTTTACATtcatatcttatttaatcttttttttaattcactctctcacactctgtcgcccaggctggagtgcagtggtgcgatcccggctcactgcaacctatgcctcccgagttcaacagattctcctgcctcagcctctcgagtagctgggactacaggcttgcgccaccgcgcccagccgcatTTAATCTTTTAGCACCGATCCCAGGTCTCTTCCCTGCTCAGAACCTTCCTGTGGCTCCATCTCAGGGGAAAAGTGAAGTCCCCCTTATTGTGACCCAGGGGGTCCCACGAGATTCGCCTCAGTCTTGTCTCAGTCCCTACCTCATCTCGTCTGTGACCACACTGGCTCCCCTGCTCACCCCCAGCACAGCAGGCAGcttcctgccacctcagccctaCCAGGGCAGGATTTTGTCTGTTTCATTCCCTACTGCATCCTCCGTGCCTAGAAtcaggcctggcacagagtgaATTCTCAGTAAATAATTGTAAGATAGGGAATGTCTCCTTGCCCATTTTACAGAACAAACAGGGTTGGGGGTGGAAGGTCAGGTCCCCAGGCCCTAGGGTTAGAAGAAGCAAAGCCTAGATCCCGGCCCAGGATTGTCTGAGCCATGCAGGCCCCCGCCCCCATCCCGGGCCGTTCTGGCCTCCAGGCCTCACCATTGCGGCATGGCTGCAGGCTGCACCGGTccaccctcttctcacagttggAGCCTTGGAAACCAGGTGGGCAGTGGCAGACGTAAGCAGAGTCAGGGTCTGCGCCCCCGACACACAAGCCGCCGTTGAAGCAGGGTCCATCCGCGCATGTCACCCCGCTCACCTGACACAGCCGCCCGTAGAACCCACGTGGGCAGGTGCATTCAAAGGACCCGGGTGTCTCCTGAGCAGGGACAAGAGCACTTCGGAAGGGAGTTTCCTTGGAGAAAAATCCCATCCTCCTCCTCAGTCCTAACCAATGGGGGTTGCTCCTTGTCCAGTCCCAAGTCCCACTGTGCGGGGGCCACTCTGGGAGGTCCTCCCAACATCCCCTCAATCCACTCCATGTTTTTGTGTCTGCCCATGTGACCCCACAGGGAGGAGGCTCTGGGGGCCCAGAGTGACCCCATTCCCACCACTACACCTCTGCCTACCAAAGCCGGCCTGCCTGGTCATCCCTCCCTGCTTCTGTCCACACTGACGAGTCCTACTAGGAGGTCCTAGATCTCggcccacctcctccaggaagccttctctggaTCTCTCCTTCCCCGGCCCTCCCCCTAAGTATTTGAACCCTGAGTGTATCCATGTCCAGGTGGCCCACACTGGGTCCTACTCTATCCCAGCACTCCACGACAGGctcactcactgccacctctgcacCCTTGCTCCCTGCGGGCCCCTCACCTGGACACCCTTctctaatcacctcccagaagCCCCCACCCTGGGCCATCGCCAGGAAGCCTTCTCCGATGTTTTCACCCCCTGTCCCCCAGATCCCAAATCTCCAACCTATTTGTCCCTACCACCCACTACCTTGGGCCCTAAATCATTCTCAATCCCACAGtgggggcagctgcagctgccactCATTTCCACTCCCACAACTTTCGGGGCCACCCACTGAGGCTGCTCTCCCCAGTCCCATCCCCATCACCTAATCCTACTTCAAGGCCCCAGATGCAGGCTGGATGCcgccaggaagccctccctgatagTTATTCCCAGACCTCCTCCCCAGGCTAGTGTCTCATGGAGCCCCAGAGAGCTGTGGCTTCCCGCGTAAAGTACTAAGCAGGACAGGGTGGGAAGGGGTGATACTGACACTACAGCTGCCCCCGTTGGCACACGGGTTCCCATCACAGGGCCCAGGCCCAGGGACAAGGCATCTGGTGGTGGCAGAGGACGGCCCCCTGGGACTGAGGCAGCTGCTGGTGGACACAGGGACCGTGCAGAGGGGCCCAGTCCAGCCCTCCAGGCATCGGCATTCACCAGGCCGCTCACAGAAGCCGTGCTCCGGGCTGCAGCCTGCTTGGCACTCTGCTAGGGGGGacggagaggcagagagaaagggatCACCAATGTCGGGGAGGCCAAGGGCAAGATGGAAAGCAGGGAGGTTTCTGAGCACATTCCCTGCCCCACCTTGCTTCATCCTTGTGACAGATAATCATCGGGACTAGATGGTTTTGTGGTCCTCCCCTCAGtttacagacagggaaactgaggcccacagaggcGAGGTGACCAGCCCACCTAGGAAATGAAGGAATGAGGACGGGAACCCCGGCCACTGTGCTGGAGACTGTGCTCTTTGAAGGAGGATGGGCCAGGGCACCCTGGTCAGAACGTGCGGACAGGAGAAAGCGAGGGAACTTGGGATTGGTGGGGGGACACCTGGCCGTTCAGGGAAGATGGGAGTCTTGAATTAGGGTGGCTCTGGGAAGATCTGGATTAGCCTGGGAGTCCTAGGGGTCTTGATAGGGCTCTGAAATTAGGGGAGGGGTCTGAAGAATCCCAAGCTTTAAGAAGGCATGGGTTCTGGTCTGCAACCCCGGGGACAGAGGACGGAGGATTCCTTGGCGGGAGTGGACTGGGAGGAGTTTCCAAAGCTTCTGGGTGGGAGTCGGGAGGGCCGCAGAATTAGAAGAGCTTTGGGGTCCTAGCATCGGGACATGGTGTGAGTGTGGGTTAGCGGAGGGTGCCAGCATGGGAAATGGGTGTGGGCTTCCTAGTTGAGATGACAAGAGGGCTGGCAGAGGGAAGCGGGCTGGAGTAGCAAGGCAGAGCTGAAGAGAAGTCTAGGGTCCTGTTTCCCCGAAGGTAGCAGCTGGATGGTTAGTGGGGTTTAGGGTACATCCGCAGCAGTCAGCACGTTCCCCAGCTCCCTGGAGAGGGGTGCCTGTGGTACGTGGTGGGGGCTCTAGAGTACCCTGAAGAGGGTGACTGGGTTGTGAGAAGGGACTGGGGGCCGCGAGTGACGCTCAGGAGGGGCCGGGGTCCCGGGCTGGGACGGGGTGGGGTCGAACGCAGGACTCACTTGGCGCCTCACACTCCTCCTCCAGCTGCGCGCAAGGGCGCAGTCCCGGGCCGCACCGCGAGGGGGCGCTGCGTGGGCGGCAGAGGCGCGTGCACGCGGCCCCGACGGCGGGCGGTTCGCAGCGCGCGCGGTACGAGAAGCGCAGCTCCCAGGCGCCTGCGCGCTGAACGTCCCGGGCCCACGGGCCCCCAGCTGCCAGGCGCCGCCTGCCGGCCATGCGCGCAAGCAAGCTCCAGGCCGGCCCTGCGGGGACAGGCAAAGGAGGGGCGCTGGGGTGGGCCCGGCCGGATGCGGATGCACACCGAGCGCCCAGGCGGCACTCGTCCTGCTCCTCCCAGCGAAGCCAAAACACCCCCATGGAGCCCTGCGGTCCTTGGACCTCGCGAGGAGAATGGCAGTCACCCTCGTTACGTAGCAAGGCTGCGAACTCCCCAGTGCACCCCGGGACCTGCAATGTCGGGGTCCCCTCTATACCCTAGGTAACAGTTCtctcggccaggcgtggtggctcaaacctgtaatcccagcagtttgggaggccgagacaggtggattaactgaggtcagaaattcaagaccagcctggccaacatggtgaaactgtttctactaaaaataaaaaaataaattagccaggcatggtggcacgcctgtaatcccagctactcaggacattcatctaagaggtggaggttgcagcgagctgagatggcaccatcacactccagcctgggtgacacagcgagactccatctcaaaaaaaaaaaaaaacaagccgggcgcggtgcctcaagcctgtaatcccagcactttgggaggccgaggcgggtggatcacaaggtcaagagatcgagaccatcctggtcaacaaggtgaaaccccgtctctactaaaaatacaaaaaattagctgggcatggtggcgcgtgcctgtaatcccagctactcagtaggctgagacaggagaaatgcctgaacccaggaggcggaggttgcggtgagccgagatcgcgccattgcactccagcctgggtaacaagagcgaaactgtcttaaaaacaaaaaacaaaaaacaaaaaacaattctcTTATGGAGAGCGAgaactggccaacatagtgaaacccgtctctactaaaaatacaaacaaaagtagctgggcatgggggtgggcacctgtaatcccagctactcgggaggccgaggtaggagaattgcttgaacctgggaggcagaggtttcagtgagccaagatcacgccactgtactctagcctaggtgacaaagtgatactccatcgggggtgggggggggaggtggggggaagcTTCACTTAGAAGAACCAGAAGTAACTCATCTTGCACCCTGAGCTCTCAACATCAGATGGTAATGAAGTAGGGCTGTGAAATGCAAAGCCCTGCTCTGGTGCCTTCGGTAGTAAGAGCATTTCCCCAACTTCATCTGATACCAGGACCACAGACTGCTACATCCAGTACCAGGACATGTCTGTGCCTGAGATACCAAGAGCCCTGGAGCAGCCAACACCACACCCCAGGAGCTGTGATGACATCATAAGACCTACAGACAACACCATCAACCCTGAGTCTCACGTGGGCCCCAGCTCCCCACCAGTCCCAAGGCAGAAGACACTCACCTCCAATCTGATCTCCTAACTCCTGTCTCCAGGTTTCAATGATGAGAGAGAAGGTGCCCTAGTTGGGTAAAGGAAGGGGGAATGAAAGACAGTGGTTAGGGTAAGTATTCAATGAAGGCCAGAGTTCAGGAGGGAAGGGTGATGGCCAGTGCCAGGAACCGAGCAAGCAAGGGACAGTCCTCAGAGGGGCCAGCCCAGCCCAAGGAGGGAATGActtctgtggcttttttttttttttttttttttgagacagtcttgctctgttgcccaggctggagtacagtggcacaatctcagctcactgcaacctccgcctcccaggttcaagtgattctcctgtctcagcctcctgagtagctgggactataggtgtgcaccaccacgcctggctaatttttatatttttagtagagatggggtttcacaatgttggccaggctggtctcgaactcctgacctcgtgattcgccttggcctcccaaagtgctgggattacaggcatgaactactgcacctggcttcttttttttgagacagggtctcactctgtcaaccaggctggagtgcagtggagcgaacttggctcactgcaacaacctctggagctcaagcaatcctcccacctcagcctcccaagtagctgggactacacgcacatGTCACCCTGCtccactaattttattttatttatctagtagagacaaggtctcataggccagcactttgggaggccaaggcaggtggatcacctgaggtcgggagttcaagaccagcctgaccaacatggagaaaccccgtctctactaaaaatacaaaattagccaggcgtggtggcacatgcctgtcatcccagctactcgggaggctgaggcaggagaatcgtttaaacctgggaggcggaggtttcgatgagccaagatcctgccattgcattccaacctgggcaaccaaagggaaactccgtctcacaaaaaaaaaaaaagagagagagagagagaaggtctcactatgttactgagactggtctcaaactgctgggctaaAGCTATACtcctgcttaggcctcccaaagtgctggaattacagggtgaGCTCCTGAACATGGCTgctttattgagcacatactatgtggTAAGCACTTTATTCAAGAGATGTGGTTGAATTGCTCAAAAGAGACCCTTGTGAGGTACCAGGATGATCCCATTTTATAGCTTAGCAAACAGGCTGGAAACCAGGCAGTTAACTTTTCCAAAAAGACAAAGATCTAGAATTCTAATACAGGTCTGTTCATCTTTGTGCctttggggccaggcgcagtggctcatgcctgtaatcgcagcactttgggaggctgaggtgggtggatcatctgaggtcgggagttccagagcagcatggagaaatcccatctctactaaaaatacaaaaaaattagccaggtgtgatggtgcatgcctgtaatcccagctactcaggaggctgaggcaggagaatcacttgaacccaggaggcggaggttgcagtaagccaagatcacaccattgcactccagcatgggcaacaagagcaaaactctgcctcaaaacaacaacaacaaaatctttgTGCCTTAGGGCTGTGGGGATGGGAGACGGCATTTTGGAGGTGAAAGAGTAATACAGGACCCAACTGAAAGAACtgaggacagaaaaaaaagagaagatattagTGGTCCTCAAGACAAGGTGAGAGGTTTGGGGATAAAGATGAGGACCCCAGTTTTTAGGGATCCCCAAGGAGCAGAGATAGAGTTCCTTGAGTTTAGAATTTCAGAGGTTGGGTGTGAGATTCTGGGAATTTGGGGTCCCAGCATGCAGGGCTGGGGAATCAGAACATTTAGAATACCCAGTGTGCAGGGTTTAGGAGTCTGGAAATGTGAGGATCGTAGAGTTACTGGTCTGGGAATTTGGTCCACcccctgggaggcagggaggcaggattAGGGTCTTGGAAgctggaggggagaggagg
This genomic interval from Saimiri boliviensis isolate mSaiBol1 chromosome 14, mSaiBol1.pri, whole genome shotgun sequence contains the following:
- the DLL3 gene encoding delta-like protein 3 isoform X1, with product MVFPRMSQLLSQTVILAIFFLPQARPAGVFELQIHSFGPGPGPGAPWSPCSARGPCRLFFRVCLKPGLSEEATESPCAPGAALSARGPAYTEQAGAPAPDLPLPDGLLRVPFRDAWPGTFSLIIETWRQELGDQIGGPAWSLLARMAGRRRLAAGGPWARDVQRAGAWELRFSYRARCEPPAVGAACTRLCRPRSAPSRCGPGLRPCAQLEEECEAPKCQAGCSPEHGFCERPGECRCLEGWTGPLCTVPVSTSSCLSPRGPSSATTRCLVPGPGPCDGNPCANGGSCSETPGSFECTCPRGFYGRLCQVSGVTCADGPCFNGGLCVGGADPDSAYVCHCPPGFQGSNCEKRVDRCSLQPCRNGGLCLDLGHALRCRCRAGFAGPRCEHDLDDCAGRACANGGTCVEGGGAHRCSCALGFGGRDCRERADPCAARPCAHGGRCYAHFSGLVCACAPGYMGTRCEFPVRPDGAGALPAAPPGLRSGDPQRFLLPPALGLLVAAGVAGAALLLVHVRRRGQAQDAGSRLLAGSPEPSVHALPDALNNLRTQEGPGDGRSSSIDWNRPEDGDSRGIYVLSAPSIYAREVSMPLISPLHTLGALGRGSARFSPTLPRFCL
- the DLL3 gene encoding delta-like protein 3 isoform X2; this translates as MVFPRMSQLLSQTVILAIFFLPQARPAGVFELQIHSFGPGPGPGAPWSPCSARGPCRLFFRVCLKPGLSEEATESPCAPGAALSARGPAYTEQAGAPAPDLPLPDGLLRVPFRDAWPGTFSLIIETWRQELGDQIGGPAWSLLARMAGRRRLAAGGPWARDVQRAGAWELRFSYRARCEPPAVGAACTRLCRPRSAPSRCGPGLRPCAQLEEECEAPKCQAGCSPEHGFCERPGECRCLEGWTGPLCTVPVSTSSCLSPRGPSSATTRCLVPGPGPCDGNPCANGGSCSETPGSFECTCPRGFYGRLCQVSGVTCADGPCFNGGLCVGGADPDSAYVCHCPPGFQGSNCEKRVDRCSLQPCRNGGLCLDLGHALRCRCRAGFAGPRCEHDLDDCAGRACANGGTCVEGGGAHRCSCALGFGGRDCRERADPCAARPCAHGGRCYAHFSGLVCACAPGYMGTRCEFPVRPDGAGALPAAPPGLRSGDPQRFLLPPALGLLVAAGVAGAALLLVHVRRRGQAQDAGSRLLAGSPEPSVHALPDALNNLRTQEGPGDGRSSSIDWNRPEDGDSRGIYVLSAPSIYAREA